A single region of the Lotus japonicus ecotype B-129 chromosome 4, LjGifu_v1.2 genome encodes:
- the LOC130715373 gene encoding 50S ribosomal protein L12, chloroplastic-like gives MATTTLSTLTLRSYPTPSPYPTHSRTKPSLLYLPLTRRATRFRPIVAAVAAPEIIEKLGDEIANLTLEEAKSLVDHLQDRLGVSAAAFAPAVVAVPGGAATGDAGPAAVEEKTEFDVVIEEVPSNARIAVIKAVRAMTSLALKEAKELIEGLPKKFKEAVSKEEAEDAKKQLEEAGAKINIV, from the coding sequence ATGGCAACCACCACCCTGTCAACCCTCACCCTCCGTTCTTATCCTACACCCTCCCCTTATCCCACGCACTCCCGCACCAAACCCTCCCTCCTCTACTTGCCCCTCACCCGCCGCGCCACCCGCTTCCGCCCCATCGTTGCCGCCGTCGCCGCGCCGGAAATAATCGAGAAGCTTGGGGACGAAATCGCGAACCTCACGCTAGAGGAGGCAAAGAGCCTCGTCGACCACCTGCAGGACAGACTCGGGGTCTCCGCAGCCGCCTTCGCACCCGCCGTGGTTGCCGTCCCCGGCGGAGCGGCAACCGGTGACGCGGGCCCTGCAGCTGTTGAGGAGAAGACAGAGTTCGACGTGGTGATCGAGGAGGTGCCTTCCAACGCCAGGATCGCGGTGATCAAGGCCGTGAGGGCGATGACGAGCCTGGCGCTGAAGGAGGCTAAGGAGTTGATCGAAGGGTTGCCGAAGAAATTCAAGGAAGCAGTTTCCAAGGAAGAGGCTGAGGATGCTAAGAAGCAGCTAGAAGAAGCGGGTGCCAAGATTAACATCGTTTAG